In the genome of Nocardioides seonyuensis, one region contains:
- a CDS encoding glycosyltransferase family 2 protein translates to MPAAIPKPRVLVIVPAWNEQDCIADTVREIRERVTDADLLVVDDGSGDLTTSRARAAGAAVLRLPFNLGVGGAMRAGYRWAYAQGYDVAVQIDADGQHDPSFLKPLVDALEDHDIVIGARFASSDDPYRVRGPRRWAMFLLAAVLSRLAGTRLTDVTSGFRACNRRAMLVFSRHYPAEYLGDTVESLVIALRMKCSITQVPVTMRPRAGGRPSASPFKAAIFLGRAVVALCLALVRRWPATFDEGFHEKIPDSVSEPS, encoded by the coding sequence GTGCCGGCAGCCATCCCCAAGCCTCGCGTCCTGGTGATCGTGCCGGCGTGGAACGAGCAGGACTGCATCGCCGACACTGTGCGCGAGATCCGCGAGCGAGTGACTGACGCCGACCTGCTCGTCGTCGACGACGGCTCCGGCGACCTGACCACCTCGCGGGCACGTGCAGCCGGCGCCGCAGTCCTGCGGCTGCCCTTCAACCTCGGGGTCGGAGGCGCCATGCGCGCCGGCTACCGCTGGGCCTACGCCCAGGGCTACGACGTCGCGGTGCAGATCGACGCCGACGGCCAGCACGACCCGTCCTTCCTGAAGCCGCTCGTCGATGCGCTCGAGGACCACGACATCGTCATCGGAGCCCGCTTCGCCTCCTCCGACGACCCCTACCGGGTGCGCGGTCCGCGCCGCTGGGCCATGTTCCTCCTGGCCGCCGTGCTCAGCAGGCTGGCAGGCACCAGGCTCACCGACGTCACCTCCGGCTTCCGTGCCTGCAACCGGCGCGCGATGCTGGTCTTCTCACGCCACTACCCGGCGGAGTACCTCGGCGACACCGTCGAGTCCCTCGTGATCGCGCTCCGCATGAAGTGCAGCATCACCCAGGTGCCGGTGACCATGCGCCCGCGCGCCGGCGGTCGTCCCAGCGCCTCCCCGTTCAAGGCCGCGATCTTCTTGGGCAGGGCGGTGGTCGCCCTGTGCCTCGCCCTCGTCCGCAGGTGGCCGGCGACGTTCGACGAAGGCTTCCACGAGAAGATCCCCGACAGCGTGAGCGAGCCGTCATGA
- a CDS encoding DUF2304 domain-containing protein produces MTNATVLGAVASLIIIVTLFEMLRRHRLREKYALIWFLIAVGALVTSLAPGAVAALADALGVVLPVNLLFFLGSLVLLAMSLQHSYELGRLEERTRTLAEEVALLRLQSDTDHPGNGDRDDEVDQP; encoded by the coding sequence ATGACCAACGCCACCGTGCTGGGTGCAGTCGCCTCCCTCATCATCATCGTCACCCTCTTCGAGATGCTCAGGCGCCACCGGCTCCGGGAGAAGTACGCACTCATCTGGTTCCTCATCGCTGTCGGAGCCCTGGTGACCTCCCTCGCTCCGGGCGCCGTTGCCGCCCTGGCCGACGCGCTGGGCGTGGTGCTCCCGGTCAACCTCCTGTTCTTCCTCGGGTCCCTGGTGCTGCTGGCGATGTCGCTCCAGCACAGCTACGAGCTGGGTCGGCTGGAGGAACGCACCAGGACGCTCGCCGAGGAGGTGGCCCTGCTCAGGCTGCAGTCCGACACCGACCACCCCGGCAACGGCGACCGAGACGACGAGGTCGACCAGCCGTGA
- a CDS encoding glycosyltransferase family 2 protein, with protein MTLVHVVLPYWGDPALLDRAVDSVLAQSDLGWRLTIVDDHYPDTRAEMTYSAHPDSRISYLRNPENLGVSGNFERCRTLADGDLVVFLGSDDLLLPDYVAELRRARAEHPDATIIQPGVRVIDGEDRPSSGLAERVKAWLTPSGPRPVVLSGEELAASLLRGNWLYWPSLAFDGAAVARHSFRPDLPIILDLAFILDMVLDGAQLVLREEVTFCYRRHDDSASSISSLQGSRFADERRFYREIAGRLESRGWRRAGSVARRRWVSRMHALSLLPSAALQRSGRGVVIVLRHVLSR; from the coding sequence GTGACGCTGGTGCACGTCGTGCTCCCCTACTGGGGAGATCCGGCGTTGCTGGACCGCGCGGTGGACAGCGTGCTTGCACAGAGCGACCTTGGCTGGCGCCTGACGATCGTCGACGACCACTATCCCGACACGCGCGCTGAGATGACGTACTCCGCGCACCCCGACAGCCGGATCAGCTACCTGCGCAACCCCGAGAACCTCGGGGTGAGCGGCAACTTCGAGCGCTGTCGGACGCTGGCCGACGGCGACCTGGTGGTCTTCCTCGGGTCCGATGACCTCCTTCTCCCGGACTACGTCGCCGAGCTGCGCCGGGCGAGGGCCGAGCATCCGGACGCCACCATCATCCAGCCCGGGGTGCGCGTCATCGACGGTGAGGACCGCCCCAGCTCGGGGCTGGCCGAGCGCGTCAAGGCATGGCTGACACCGTCAGGACCCAGGCCGGTGGTCCTCTCGGGCGAGGAGCTCGCAGCGAGCCTGCTCCGCGGAAACTGGCTGTACTGGCCGTCGTTGGCCTTCGATGGAGCAGCCGTGGCGCGTCACTCGTTCCGGCCCGACCTCCCCATCATCTTGGACCTCGCCTTCATCCTCGACATGGTCCTCGACGGCGCCCAGCTGGTCCTCCGCGAGGAGGTGACCTTCTGCTACCGGCGCCACGACGACAGCGCGTCCTCGATCAGCTCGCTCCAGGGCAGCCGCTTCGCGGACGAGCGGCGCTTCTACCGGGAGATCGCCGGCCGGCTGGAGTCCCGGGGGTGGCGACGCGCCGGCTCGGTCGCCCGTCGCAGGTGGGTGTCCCGGATGCACGCGCTGTCACTGCTTCCGTCCGCAGCGTTGCAGCGGTCGGGGCGCGGCGTGGTCATCGTGCTACGCCACGTCCTCTCGCGTTGA
- a CDS encoding class I SAM-dependent methyltransferase, with protein MNGSSPEPPRTSAQDTQSEAYADRLRNLSGARWKQVLDVQRPYRWNLRRQGLGRTLDVGCGIGRNLLNLSADSVGVDHNAESIAECRARGLVAYTSEEWQSTPEVAVPESFDGMLLAHVIEHVMPEHWEELVSAYLPYLRPGGTVMMICPQEKGYTTDSTHVHFTDGTQLADLATRVGLVIEKNYSFPFPRFAGRFFPYNEFCLVARKPA; from the coding sequence ATGAACGGCTCCTCACCCGAACCGCCCCGCACCAGCGCCCAGGACACCCAGTCAGAGGCCTATGCAGACCGCCTGCGCAACCTGAGCGGGGCTCGGTGGAAGCAGGTGCTCGACGTCCAGCGGCCCTACCGTTGGAACCTTCGCCGCCAAGGTCTCGGACGGACCCTCGACGTCGGGTGCGGCATCGGCCGCAACCTGCTCAACCTGAGCGCTGACTCGGTCGGGGTCGACCACAACGCCGAGTCGATCGCGGAGTGCCGGGCCCGTGGTCTGGTTGCCTACACGTCCGAGGAGTGGCAGTCGACGCCGGAGGTCGCGGTGCCGGAGTCGTTCGACGGCATGCTCCTGGCGCACGTGATCGAGCACGTCATGCCGGAGCACTGGGAGGAGCTCGTCTCGGCGTACCTGCCCTATCTGCGACCCGGCGGCACGGTCATGATGATCTGCCCCCAGGAGAAGGGCTACACGACCGACAGCACGCACGTGCACTTCACCGACGGCACTCAGCTGGCAGACCTTGCCACACGGGTCGGCCTGGTCATCGAGAAGAACTACAGCTTCCCCTTCCCGCGGTTCGCGGGCCGGTTCTTCCCCTACAACGAGTTCTGCCTGGTCGCACGCAAGCCGGCCTGA
- a CDS encoding TIGR03960 family B12-binding radical SAM protein: protein MSTASVFPRLEPKLPTVQKPIQYVGGELNSVVKEWDCAPDGETVRWALMYPDAYEVGLPNQGVQILYEVLNERDWIIAERTYAVWRDMEDVMRAGDAEGPIPQFTVDSHRPVGAFDLFGISFSTELGYTNMLNALDLAGIPLHAADRGEDHPVVIAGGHAAFNPEPIADFIDAAVLGDGEEVVLAISEVVREWKDQGRPGGREELLRRLAVTGNIYVPRFYDVTYAADGTIEAVTPNRPGIPFRVRKHTLMDLDQWPYPANPLVPLAETVHERFSVEIFRGCTRGCRFCQAGMITRPVRERSIKTIGDMVENGIRKTGFEEVGLLSLSSADHTEIGDVAKGLADRYEGSNVSLSLPSTRVDAFNITLANEFSRNGRRSGLTFAPEGGSERMRKVINKMVTEEDLIRTVATAYSHGWRQVKLYFMVGLPTETDEDVLQIADLAKAVIAKGREVSGRNDIRCTVSIGGFVPKPHTPFQWAAQLDVETTDDRLKQLRDVVRDDKRYGRAIGFRYHDGKPGIVEGLLSRGDRRVGRILEEVWRDGGRFDGWSEHFSYERWMEGAERALAGTGVDVDWFTTRQREYDEVLPWDHLDSGLDKDWLWGDWEDALAAADGADIEIEDCRWTPCYDCGVCPEMGTEIQVGPTGQQLLPLSVV, encoded by the coding sequence GTGTCCACTGCCTCGGTCTTCCCTCGGCTCGAGCCCAAGCTGCCGACGGTCCAGAAGCCGATCCAGTACGTCGGCGGCGAGCTCAACTCGGTCGTCAAGGAGTGGGACTGCGCGCCGGACGGCGAGACCGTGCGCTGGGCCCTGATGTACCCCGACGCCTACGAGGTCGGCCTGCCCAACCAGGGCGTGCAGATCCTCTACGAGGTGCTCAACGAGCGTGACTGGATCATCGCCGAGCGCACCTACGCGGTGTGGCGCGACATGGAGGACGTCATGCGCGCCGGCGACGCCGAGGGTCCGATCCCGCAGTTCACCGTCGACAGCCACCGCCCGGTGGGGGCCTTCGACCTGTTCGGGATCAGCTTCTCCACCGAGCTCGGCTACACCAACATGCTCAACGCCCTCGACCTGGCCGGCATCCCGCTCCACGCCGCCGACCGCGGGGAGGACCACCCGGTCGTCATCGCCGGTGGTCACGCGGCTTTCAACCCCGAGCCGATCGCCGACTTCATCGACGCCGCCGTCCTGGGTGACGGGGAGGAGGTCGTGCTCGCGATCTCCGAGGTGGTGCGTGAGTGGAAGGACCAGGGCCGTCCCGGTGGGCGTGAGGAGCTGCTGCGCCGGCTCGCCGTCACCGGCAACATCTACGTCCCCCGCTTCTACGACGTGACCTACGCCGCCGACGGAACCATCGAGGCGGTCACCCCCAACCGACCGGGCATCCCGTTCCGCGTGCGCAAGCACACCCTGATGGACCTCGACCAGTGGCCCTACCCGGCCAACCCGCTCGTGCCGCTCGCCGAGACCGTGCACGAGCGCTTCTCGGTGGAGATCTTCCGTGGCTGCACGCGCGGCTGCCGCTTCTGCCAGGCCGGCATGATCACGCGCCCGGTGCGGGAGCGCTCGATCAAGACGATCGGCGACATGGTCGAGAACGGCATCCGCAAGACCGGCTTCGAGGAGGTCGGCCTGCTCTCGCTCTCCAGCGCCGACCACACCGAGATCGGCGACGTCGCGAAGGGGCTGGCCGACCGCTACGAGGGCTCCAACGTCTCGCTGAGCCTGCCCAGCACCCGTGTCGACGCCTTCAACATCACCCTCGCCAACGAGTTCTCGCGCAACGGCCGCCGCTCCGGGCTCACCTTCGCCCCGGAGGGCGGCAGCGAACGCATGCGCAAGGTCATCAACAAGATGGTGACCGAGGAAGACCTCATCCGCACGGTCGCGACGGCCTACTCCCACGGCTGGCGTCAGGTGAAGCTCTACTTCATGGTGGGCCTTCCCACGGAGACCGACGAGGACGTGCTGCAGATCGCCGACCTCGCCAAGGCGGTCATCGCCAAGGGCCGAGAGGTCTCCGGCCGCAACGACATCCGCTGCACGGTGTCGATCGGCGGCTTCGTGCCGAAGCCCCACACGCCGTTCCAGTGGGCCGCCCAGCTCGACGTCGAGACGACCGACGACCGGCTCAAGCAGCTGCGCGACGTCGTGCGTGACGACAAGCGCTACGGCCGGGCGATCGGGTTCCGCTACCACGACGGCAAGCCCGGCATCGTCGAGGGACTGCTGTCCCGCGGCGACCGCCGGGTCGGTCGCATCCTCGAGGAGGTGTGGCGCGACGGCGGCAGGTTCGACGGCTGGAGCGAGCACTTCTCCTACGAGCGGTGGATGGAAGGCGCCGAGCGTGCCCTGGCCGGCACCGGCGTCGACGTCGACTGGTTCACCACCCGTCAGCGGGAGTACGACGAGGTGCTGCCCTGGGACCACCTCGACTCCGGCCTCGACAAGGACTGGCTGTGGGGCGACTGGGAGGATGCGCTCGCGGCCGCCGACGGCGCTGACATCGAGATCGAGGACTGCCGCTGGACGCCGTGCTACGACTGTGGCGTGTGTCCCGAGATGGGCACCGAGATCCAGGTCGGCCCGACCGGTCAGCAGCTCCTCCCGCTCTCCGTCGTCTGA
- a CDS encoding glycosyltransferase family 2 protein yields MSKAPLFSIVTPVYEPPLDVLGDTIASVLAQEHAEWEWLLVDDCSPSQAVRDLIREHSARDPRIRLIERETNGHIVAASNDGIEAATGEFIVLLDHDDLLTPDALAANARMIEAHDDVDYLYSDEDKIDDEGRLYDEFRKPDWSPERLRGQMYTSHLSVMRTDVVRRVGAFREGYDGSQDHDLALRVGEVARRVVHIPRVLYHWRAVEGSASADINAKPYATIAGAKAVQSHLDRLGIEAEVGQGPVPGHYRVHRRLDPAVRVSVVIPTIGQSALIWGTRRVMVVEAVRSLLEHTGHDNLEIVIVHDVPTPPEVLDELREVAGDKLVLERFAKPFNYSEKMNVGCLRATGDRLVFLNDDVEVISDGWIEQLVAPLDEPDVGMTGARLYFSDTTVQHAGHVYAWGHYHHPFRELPRESYGPFGALIINRETSGVTAACAAMRRDTFLEVGGFAEGLPVNFNDVDLCYKVRRQGLRIVYVAAVELFHFESRTREGSVHDWERNIVRGRWGFPEADPFVDVPRKRRRRKVRNNDDEYPGGREPLTSDPVETGRNARKAAGRGRAT; encoded by the coding sequence GTGAGCAAGGCCCCGCTCTTCTCGATCGTCACTCCCGTCTACGAACCACCTCTCGACGTCCTGGGCGACACCATCGCCTCGGTGCTGGCTCAGGAGCATGCGGAGTGGGAGTGGCTGCTGGTCGACGACTGCTCGCCCTCGCAGGCCGTGCGCGACCTGATCCGCGAGCACTCCGCCCGCGACCCCCGCATCAGGCTCATCGAGCGCGAGACCAACGGGCACATCGTCGCGGCGTCCAACGACGGGATCGAGGCAGCCACCGGCGAGTTCATCGTCCTGCTCGACCACGATGACCTGCTCACCCCGGACGCCCTGGCAGCCAACGCCCGCATGATCGAGGCCCACGACGACGTCGACTACCTCTACTCCGACGAGGACAAGATCGACGACGAGGGCCGGCTCTACGACGAGTTCCGCAAGCCCGACTGGTCGCCCGAACGTCTGCGCGGCCAGATGTACACCTCCCACCTCTCGGTGATGCGCACCGATGTCGTGCGCCGGGTCGGCGCCTTCCGTGAGGGCTATGACGGGTCCCAGGACCACGACCTCGCCCTGAGGGTCGGCGAGGTCGCCCGCCGCGTCGTCCACATCCCACGGGTCCTCTACCACTGGCGCGCCGTGGAGGGGTCGGCGTCGGCCGACATCAATGCCAAGCCCTACGCCACCATCGCGGGGGCCAAGGCCGTGCAGAGCCACCTCGACCGGCTGGGCATCGAGGCCGAGGTGGGCCAGGGCCCCGTCCCCGGCCACTACCGGGTGCACCGCCGTCTCGACCCGGCCGTGCGGGTGTCGGTCGTCATCCCCACGATCGGGCAGTCAGCGCTCATCTGGGGCACCCGCCGGGTGATGGTGGTCGAGGCCGTCCGGTCGCTGCTCGAGCACACCGGCCACGACAACCTCGAGATCGTCATCGTCCACGACGTTCCGACGCCTCCGGAGGTGCTCGACGAGCTGCGCGAGGTCGCCGGCGACAAGCTGGTGCTCGAGCGGTTCGCGAAGCCGTTCAACTACAGCGAGAAGATGAACGTCGGGTGCCTGCGGGCCACCGGCGACCGGCTGGTCTTCCTCAACGACGACGTCGAGGTGATCTCCGACGGCTGGATCGAGCAGCTGGTGGCGCCGCTGGACGAGCCTGACGTGGGCATGACCGGCGCCCGTCTCTACTTCAGTGACACCACCGTCCAGCACGCTGGCCACGTCTACGCCTGGGGTCACTACCACCACCCGTTCCGCGAGCTGCCGCGCGAGTCCTACGGCCCCTTCGGCGCGCTCATCATCAACCGCGAGACCAGCGGCGTGACTGCCGCCTGCGCCGCCATGCGGCGCGACACCTTCCTCGAGGTGGGCGGGTTCGCCGAGGGTCTGCCGGTCAACTTCAACGACGTGGACCTCTGCTACAAGGTGCGTCGCCAGGGCCTGCGCATCGTCTACGTCGCGGCCGTCGAGCTCTTCCACTTCGAGTCCCGCACCCGCGAGGGGTCGGTGCACGACTGGGAGCGCAACATCGTGCGCGGTCGCTGGGGGTTCCCCGAGGCCGACCCCTTCGTCGACGTCCCGAGGAAGCGTCGCAGGCGCAAGGTCCGCAACAACGACGACGAGTACCCCGGTGGCAGGGAACCGCTCACGAGCGACCCCGTGGAGACGGGCAGGAACGCCCGCAAGGCGGCCGGACGGGGCCGCGCGACGTAG